From Sporosarcina sp. 6E9, a single genomic window includes:
- a CDS encoding FAD-binding oxidoreductase, producing the protein MKKADIIIVGGGVMGSSTAYSLRKNGFEGSILVFEKDPTYEYSSTARSAGGFRQLYSTSINIQLSRFSLEVYKNFADDMEIDGEKAEIDFKQRGYLFLATEQMLPAFTKQLALQNKLGVPSEILSSVDLTNIIPELEIGDLIGGLYCKEDGYLDPHSVMQAYRKNAQAMGVEYISAEVASLIAEGGRMTGVQLVDGTTYSAPIVINCAGAWGAELSGAIGLPLPVVPLKRQMYIFDSTKKLEKMLPLTIDPTGVYFRHEGDKVLAGFSEDVKPGIDFNWKRSSFDYLWPILAHRVPNFERLKLESGWAGMYDYNTVDQNAIIGEHPLMEGYFVALGFSGHGMQQAPGVGLGLAELICKGKYETLDLMPLRVERFAENDLVLEDAIV; encoded by the coding sequence TTGAAAAAAGCAGATATCATTATTGTTGGTGGGGGAGTAATGGGTTCAAGTACTGCTTATTCATTGCGTAAGAATGGCTTTGAGGGGAGTATTCTCGTTTTTGAAAAAGATCCAACGTATGAATATTCATCGACAGCGCGAAGTGCAGGCGGTTTCAGACAATTATATTCAACGTCTATCAATATTCAATTAAGCCGGTTCAGTTTAGAGGTATATAAAAACTTTGCAGATGATATGGAAATTGATGGAGAAAAAGCTGAAATTGATTTCAAACAACGAGGTTATTTATTTTTAGCGACTGAACAGATGTTGCCTGCATTTACAAAACAACTTGCGTTGCAAAATAAGCTTGGTGTTCCTTCTGAAATACTTTCATCCGTGGATTTAACGAATATTATACCGGAGCTGGAAATAGGTGACCTTATAGGTGGATTGTACTGTAAAGAGGATGGTTATCTTGATCCGCACTCTGTCATGCAGGCTTATCGTAAAAACGCGCAAGCAATGGGAGTAGAGTATATTTCTGCAGAGGTCGCTTCGTTAATTGCGGAAGGTGGACGAATGACTGGTGTTCAATTAGTTGATGGGACAACTTATTCCGCACCAATTGTTATTAACTGTGCAGGTGCTTGGGGAGCTGAGTTAAGCGGAGCGATTGGATTGCCATTACCGGTTGTGCCACTGAAACGTCAAATGTACATCTTTGATTCTACTAAAAAATTAGAGAAAATGTTACCGCTTACAATTGATCCGACGGGGGTCTATTTCCGCCACGAAGGTGATAAAGTATTAGCTGGATTTTCGGAAGATGTGAAACCCGGTATTGACTTTAATTGGAAACGATCATCATTTGATTATTTATGGCCCATCTTGGCGCACCGAGTCCCGAATTTCGAAAGACTCAAATTGGAATCGGGTTGGGCTGGAATGTATGACTATAATACGGTGGATCAAAACGCCATTATCGGAGAACATCCATTAATGGAAGGTTACTTTGTTGCACTTGGATTTAGCGGTCATGGAATGCAGCAGGCGCCCGGGGTAGGGCTTGGATTGGCTGAGTTAATTTGTAAAGGGAAATATGAAACGCTAGATTTAATGCCACTTCGTGTGGAACGATTTGCAGAAAATGATCTAGTGTTGGAAGATGCAATTGTGTAA
- a CDS encoding recombinase family protein, with product MTLKKAALYVRVSTLHQIDKDSLPFQRQELENYAKYVLGINEFEIFEDAGYSAKNTERPEYQKMMKRIRHGEFSHMIVYKIDRISRNLKDFSEMYEELKDYKVTFVSRNEQFDTSSAMGEAMLKIILVFAELERKITAERVFSIMLSRAEKGLWNGATVPLGYVWSDEMKFPVIDPEEAKVVQYVYNLYESLQSTLKVAYRLNDEGIKTKRGGRWTAKTIRDILRNLFYIGTYRYNMRESGGSRRLKNKDEWVVVEDNHPAIIDKKQSERVNQLLSDNYRGLTDVQRADIHKHIFSKMIYCGNCNALLISGLDSARKDGYRPSRYTCITSGGAKRCSNYVSDIIIGPFIFNYVSNLIRLQERMTPKHSTRDMERALLRGNTFIDVVGVDNTALKETYFALTNGMPGQEYILATDDELIMPDLEAERLQREAKKFGTALSRLEELYLFGEDGISQKDYIFKKRDLQEQLEEIETEINSLQQQVGDTTSEVFVDNAQHFLITKEMQQARQVDHRALSDIVGREALSDFVHTIIDNIIVLDKRVQSITFKNGITHTFAYTSLLQSQSTAPARMQYRNYEGAVLQHLKENGPTSRSNLQEATNISRDGVYKLLAELIERRLVTKTGQSTMTLYHYNEKTT from the coding sequence ATGACATTGAAAAAAGCGGCATTATATGTCCGTGTAAGTACTCTGCACCAAATCGACAAAGATTCTTTGCCGTTTCAACGTCAAGAGCTCGAAAATTACGCAAAATACGTGCTTGGTATAAATGAATTTGAAATATTCGAGGACGCGGGTTACTCCGCAAAGAATACAGAGAGGCCCGAGTACCAAAAAATGATGAAGCGCATACGCCATGGTGAGTTTTCACATATGATCGTCTATAAGATTGATAGGATTTCTCGTAACCTTAAAGACTTTTCTGAAATGTACGAGGAATTGAAGGACTACAAAGTGACTTTCGTTTCAAGGAATGAACAATTTGACACTTCTAGTGCAATGGGTGAAGCAATGTTGAAAATCATTCTGGTGTTTGCCGAACTCGAACGAAAAATAACTGCTGAACGTGTATTTTCAATCATGCTCTCGCGTGCGGAAAAGGGCTTGTGGAACGGCGCAACTGTTCCCCTTGGTTACGTATGGTCAGATGAAATGAAATTCCCAGTCATTGATCCCGAGGAAGCAAAAGTTGTGCAATACGTTTATAATTTGTACGAGTCTTTACAATCGACATTGAAGGTTGCGTATCGTTTGAACGATGAGGGGATTAAAACCAAGCGTGGTGGTCGGTGGACGGCAAAAACAATACGCGACATTCTAAGAAATCTGTTTTATATCGGTACGTATCGTTACAACATGCGAGAGAGTGGTGGCAGTAGACGCCTGAAAAATAAAGACGAATGGGTAGTAGTCGAAGATAATCACCCGGCAATCATCGACAAGAAGCAATCCGAACGCGTTAATCAGCTGCTGTCAGATAATTATCGGGGGTTGACCGATGTGCAACGTGCTGATATTCACAAACACATCTTTTCAAAAATGATTTACTGCGGTAATTGTAACGCGCTACTTATCTCTGGACTAGACTCAGCACGAAAAGACGGGTATCGGCCATCTCGCTACACTTGCATTACCTCCGGTGGCGCGAAGCGATGCAGCAACTACGTAAGCGATATTATTATTGGACCATTTATCTTTAACTACGTTTCTAACTTGATTCGCTTACAAGAGAGAATGACACCAAAACATTCAACGCGTGACATGGAGCGTGCACTTTTGCGTGGGAATACTTTTATTGATGTAGTGGGTGTAGATAACACCGCATTAAAAGAAACGTATTTTGCGCTTACGAACGGTATGCCGGGTCAAGAATACATTTTGGCCACGGATGATGAATTAATTATGCCAGATTTAGAAGCCGAGCGATTGCAAAGAGAAGCGAAAAAATTCGGAACTGCATTATCTCGTTTGGAGGAATTATACTTATTCGGGGAGGACGGTATCAGTCAGAAGGATTATATTTTTAAGAAGCGTGATCTTCAGGAGCAATTAGAAGAAATCGAAACTGAGATTAATTCATTACAACAACAAGTTGGCGATACAACAAGCGAGGTTTTCGTTGATAACGCTCAACATTTTTTAATCACTAAGGAGATGCAGCAAGCTCGCCAAGTAGATCATCGGGCCCTATCGGATATAGTCGGCCGCGAGGCATTATCTGATTTTGTTCACACGATAATCGATAATATCATTGTTTTGGATAAGCGCGTGCAATCCATTACTTTTAAAAACGGTATCACGCACACATTTGCGTATACGTCTCTTTTGCAAAGCCAATCTACTGCACCAGCCAGGATGCAGTACAGGAATTATGAGGGAGCTGTGTTGCAACACTTGAAGGAAAATGGACCTACCTCTAGATCCAATTTGCAAGAGGCTACCAACATTTCTCGCGATGGAGTTTATAAACTATTGGCCGAATTAATCGAGCGTAGGCTTGTCACGAAAACAGGTCAATCTACAATGACGCTTTATCATTACAATGAAAAAACCACTTAA
- a CDS encoding sodium/proline symporter codes for MHTIIMVEFILYLVIMLIVGYLVSRRSKGHADFLLGGKQLPGWALAFSERATGESAWLLLGYTGFVFATGLSGVWVAVGIASGIIFAWLFLAKRFMEEAEKTGALTLPGYLAYRFGNHGKIILWLSTILIFSFMMFYFGAQIAGAGKTLFAVFNIPTQVGAVLSFVVVIILAYIGGFVTVVWTDMIQAIMMLVTLVVLPIVALVHISAADLSISAALVAAGPSMDSWTGGAIGFSLGLLLFNNFAWFFGFLGGQPQLSARFMALRSKKETNQGSFVAITWTILAYGGAFMIGITALTLYQGQVFDDVEMILPFMILDLMPPWIAGILLAGILAAIISTADSQLLVITSSVSEDIIRHAMNMDLSEKRLVAISRLAIVGAGIVGLIIALTSKSLVFLVVSWAWAGVGCTLSPAVILTFFWKRYSGIGVIATIVSGFVSTVIWISTPLDAIATSRFTTFFIAAAFGIVFSLLFPDKKDEVLKDEELKEEELKEENKTSVPLEVN; via the coding sequence TTGCATACGATTATAATGGTTGAGTTTATATTGTATCTTGTGATCATGCTCATTGTCGGTTATCTCGTAAGTCGGCGTTCAAAAGGTCATGCTGATTTTCTCCTAGGTGGAAAGCAATTACCTGGTTGGGCGTTGGCATTTTCTGAACGTGCCACTGGAGAATCTGCCTGGCTTTTGTTAGGATACACAGGTTTTGTTTTTGCTACAGGTTTATCGGGAGTTTGGGTAGCTGTGGGAATTGCTTCTGGTATTATTTTTGCTTGGTTATTCTTAGCGAAACGATTTATGGAGGAAGCAGAGAAAACCGGCGCGCTGACGTTACCTGGCTATTTGGCATACCGTTTCGGAAACCATGGGAAAATCATTCTTTGGCTTTCTACTATTCTTATATTTAGCTTTATGATGTTTTATTTTGGAGCACAAATTGCCGGAGCCGGTAAAACATTATTTGCCGTATTTAATATTCCTACACAGGTTGGGGCGGTGTTAAGTTTTGTTGTCGTTATTATACTTGCTTATATAGGTGGATTCGTAACGGTTGTTTGGACGGATATGATACAAGCAATCATGATGCTGGTAACGCTAGTCGTATTACCGATTGTAGCTCTCGTTCATATTTCAGCAGCCGATTTGTCTATTAGTGCGGCTCTAGTAGCAGCTGGACCTTCGATGGATTCGTGGACTGGCGGGGCGATTGGCTTCTCATTAGGGCTATTACTTTTTAATAACTTTGCTTGGTTTTTCGGTTTCCTAGGTGGACAACCACAACTAAGTGCTCGGTTTATGGCCCTTAGAAGTAAGAAAGAAACAAACCAAGGAAGTTTCGTTGCAATTACTTGGACGATATTGGCATATGGTGGTGCGTTCATGATTGGGATTACGGCGCTCACATTGTACCAAGGTCAAGTGTTCGATGATGTCGAAATGATTTTACCTTTCATGATTCTTGACTTGATGCCGCCGTGGATTGCCGGTATTTTACTTGCTGGTATACTTGCCGCAATCATTTCTACGGCAGATTCACAGTTACTTGTCATTACGAGTTCGGTCAGTGAAGATATTATACGACATGCCATGAACATGGATCTATCTGAAAAGAGACTAGTAGCCATCTCTCGACTTGCAATTGTTGGTGCAGGAATCGTGGGCTTAATCATCGCCTTGACCTCTAAGTCTCTAGTCTTTCTTGTCGTTAGCTGGGCATGGGCTGGAGTAGGGTGTACGTTGTCGCCCGCAGTCATCTTAACGTTCTTCTGGAAACGATATTCCGGTATCGGTGTCATCGCGACAATTGTCTCTGGATTCGTTAGTACAGTTATCTGGATCTCAACTCCACTCGATGCGATTGCGACTTCTCGTTTCACAACGTTTTTTATCGCAGCGGCATTCGGTATTGTTTTCAGCTTACTGTTCCCAGATAAAAAAGATGAAGTATTAAAAGATGAAGAATTAAAAGAAGAAGAATTAAAAGAAGAAAATAAGACGTCAGTTCCTCTGGAAGTTAACTAA
- a CDS encoding transcription termination/antitermination NusG family protein: MAYFVIQVRSGAEIEVKEMLNTVLNRAGDSMVKAIYAMETFTEIIREDSTAVDLSELNTNDISEHLYVKRIQAGLNNLRIACDKLKEYKDANSLVLLDTYKDNIRELSKELREVRMNTKKISSVISGYILIELNVDFYYFPDNLWHLVKSVPNVTGIPSKYNVPQEEVDVFFQQVDITPEVEMQFEEILSSEEFVEARNEILHEANKVVGTVEEKVLLEKIDIIATKVVDSVNEMKNDIDSSNPIMRNVERCKAFIRRKRQTVVMPIDLFLVLYNDIEIQNLIPAQSSFAFLKRFRSILYRDDKMVSLE; the protein is encoded by the coding sequence ATGGCTTACTTTGTAATTCAAGTTCGTAGCGGAGCGGAAATTGAAGTAAAAGAGATGTTGAATACTGTTTTGAATAGAGCAGGCGATTCAATGGTTAAAGCTATCTATGCAATGGAAACATTCACAGAAATTATTCGTGAAGACAGTACTGCTGTAGATCTTTCCGAGTTAAATACAAATGATATTTCTGAACACTTGTATGTGAAGAGAATTCAAGCAGGTTTAAATAACCTTCGCATCGCTTGCGACAAGCTGAAAGAATACAAAGATGCCAACTCTCTTGTCTTACTTGATACGTATAAAGACAATATCCGAGAGCTATCTAAGGAATTAAGAGAAGTTCGAATGAATACGAAGAAAATAAGTAGCGTAATTAGCGGATATATTTTAATAGAGTTAAATGTAGATTTTTATTATTTCCCAGATAATTTGTGGCATTTAGTAAAATCCGTGCCCAATGTAACTGGAATTCCAAGTAAGTACAATGTTCCACAAGAAGAAGTCGATGTTTTCTTCCAACAAGTAGATATTACACCAGAAGTGGAAATGCAATTTGAAGAAATTCTATCAAGTGAAGAGTTTGTTGAAGCAAGAAACGAAATCCTGCATGAAGCGAATAAAGTAGTTGGTACTGTTGAAGAAAAAGTTTTACTCGAAAAAATTGATATTATTGCAACTAAAGTTGTTGATTCTGTAAATGAAATGAAAAATGACATTGATTCCTCCAACCCAATTATGAGAAACGTAGAACGATGTAAAGCGTTTATTCGTCGTAAACGTCAAACAGTAGTGATGCCTATTGATTTATTCTTGGTTCTTTATAATGATATTGAAATACAAAATCTTATCCCAGCCCAAAGTTCTTTTGCATTTCTTAAACGCTTTAGATCCATATTGTATAGAGACGATAAGATGGTGAGTTTGGAATGA
- a CDS encoding helix-turn-helix domain-containing protein, with protein sequence MSFQERLKKLRVSKKLTQEDMAKLLGITRQAYGYYESSTNQRETDHEATKKLANFFEVSIDYLLGNTDNPSTLDIDEEEFKKAISDPDLKRWYSELPNSDEEDLRKLRKMWDIIKNEDK encoded by the coding sequence ATGAGTTTTCAAGAAAGATTAAAAAAGCTTAGAGTATCAAAGAAGCTAACACAAGAGGATATGGCCAAACTATTGGGCATAACTAGACAAGCATATGGTTATTACGAAAGCTCAACTAACCAAAGAGAAACCGATCATGAAGCAACTAAAAAATTAGCTAACTTCTTTGAGGTATCTATAGATTACCTTCTGGGAAACACTGATAACCCTTCCACTCTTGATATTGATGAAGAAGAATTCAAAAAGGCTATTTCCGATCCCGACTTAAAACGTTGGTACTCAGAATTACCTAACTCTGATGAGGAAGATTTACGTAAATTGAGGAAAATGTGGGATATTATTAAAAATGAGGATAAATGA
- a CDS encoding ornithine cyclodeaminase family protein, with protein sequence MLVLSGKDQMNLADMKEILQCVEVALKEFSASNTDTPIRTILPFGKESSGVIMPSVAEGLHAMGLKYVTVVPTNKDLEKKVIHGVVLLSDITTGEPLALLEGSYLTLIRTGALSGVATKYLARPDAKILGIIGTGEQAKGLCEAILAVRDIDTIYLYNRSVGKAEEFSKFMESKFQKEVVICKDPNELVRKSDVLVTATTSMSPVFSDNLQPGIHVNAVGSFRPTMQELPTSAICDASKVVVEAREAALEETGDLQIPIQAGVFSECEIHGELGRIVSGELAGRENEQEITIFKSVGLAIVDIVVAKYFYDKACKNKVGVTVDLS encoded by the coding sequence ATGTTGGTGTTGAGTGGGAAAGATCAAATGAATTTAGCGGATATGAAAGAAATTTTACAATGTGTAGAAGTGGCTTTGAAAGAGTTCTCCGCATCAAATACGGATACGCCAATTCGAACGATTCTTCCGTTTGGCAAAGAGAGTTCTGGAGTCATTATGCCGTCAGTTGCGGAAGGTTTACATGCAATGGGACTAAAGTATGTGACAGTTGTACCGACTAATAAGGACCTTGAAAAAAAGGTGATTCATGGGGTTGTTTTACTTTCGGACATAACAACGGGGGAGCCGCTTGCATTACTAGAAGGGTCTTATTTGACACTCATTCGAACAGGGGCATTGTCGGGTGTTGCAACAAAATATTTAGCGCGTCCAGACGCCAAAATCTTAGGGATTATCGGTACTGGAGAACAGGCGAAAGGACTGTGTGAAGCGATTCTAGCGGTGAGGGATATCGATACAATCTATCTATACAATCGAAGTGTAGGGAAGGCAGAAGAGTTTTCGAAATTTATGGAAAGCAAGTTTCAAAAGGAAGTTGTTATTTGCAAAGATCCAAATGAACTTGTTCGAAAATCGGACGTTCTTGTCACGGCTACAACTTCGATGTCGCCGGTGTTTTCGGATAATTTACAGCCGGGGATCCATGTAAATGCAGTCGGCTCATTCCGACCCACAATGCAGGAGCTACCGACATCTGCTATTTGCGATGCGTCTAAGGTGGTTGTTGAAGCAAGAGAAGCGGCATTGGAAGAAACAGGGGATTTACAAATCCCGATACAAGCGGGTGTGTTTTCTGAATGTGAAATTCACGGGGAACTTGGGCGAATTGTAAGTGGAGAACTAGCGGGAAGAGAAAATGAGCAGGAAATAACAATATTTAAATCGGTCGGACTTGCCATCGTCGATATTGTCGTTGCAAAATACTTTTACGATAAAGCGTGCAAAAATAAAGTCGGGGTTACTGTTGATTTATCGTGA
- a CDS encoding ImmA/IrrE family metallo-endopeptidase gives MKSSYLSSLEEKVCSIYQSLKISEPAQIYHVDLIEHVSTMLKIKIYYFDESSEANNLGGVYRIFLNVNQSKQAIWQDFAHELAHILRHEGYQSAMNKPFRDYQEWQAEQFAFHFCIPTFMLNQLELPRLKCEAVGFISTLFNVEPTFANARLEKWLLNQEVFYLDRLKSFN, from the coding sequence TTGAAATCATCATATCTATCTTCATTAGAAGAAAAGGTTTGTTCGATTTATCAGTCGCTAAAAATCTCCGAACCTGCCCAAATTTATCATGTTGATCTTATCGAACATGTCTCTACAATGCTTAAAATAAAAATTTATTACTTTGATGAATCGAGTGAAGCAAATAATTTAGGTGGAGTTTATCGGATTTTTTTAAATGTAAACCAATCCAAACAGGCAATTTGGCAAGACTTTGCTCATGAATTGGCTCATATCTTGCGCCATGAAGGATATCAGTCGGCAATGAACAAGCCTTTCCGGGATTATCAGGAATGGCAGGCAGAACAATTTGCATTTCACTTCTGCATACCAACGTTTATGTTAAATCAATTAGAGTTACCAAGACTTAAATGCGAAGCAGTTGGATTTATTTCAACTTTATTCAATGTTGAACCCACGTTTGCAAATGCTAGATTGGAAAAGTGGTTACTGAATCAAGAAGTTTTTTATTTGGATAGGCTAAAGTCATTTAATTGA
- a CDS encoding ATP-dependent RecD-like DNA helicase translates to MNEFIGKIVKVLYRSEDFLIAKLQTDTEELTIKGSIYGVNKGEEIKVRGTWENHTHFGKQFVVEFWERPIPQTKDQVIAFLASPLIKGCGPKQSVVIAEKLGEDTLMIISEQGEASLQGIKGIGKKRASNIVESVRSTFEVQKIISELLVFGISARMAMRLYKEYESNTVAIVTENPYKLTELNLIGFLKADEIAQKMGISPISGYRIDACVNYVLKETCFSSGHCYVMEESLLAEAARALNHNTIEENKVSMDELAQSIYRLEEKHIVIENNCVYPKFLFTYEDRLARKLSEMRGSRDGVALPSLEKHITNYQKKQGIILAEKQRDAIRRLFEEQMLILTGGPGTGKTTVIRAMIDVYKELHPELVICLAAPTGKASRQLSEVAGHNASTIHRLIGYQQGEIPTYNWEDKLPCDLLVVDELSMVDVQLASLLMDALENDTKILFVGDTDQLPSVNPGNVLSDMIQSGLPTVALTEVFRQAQESQIISNAHRVNQGKSLLIDSDKGDFYFIHQEDPKRIAALIVKSALRFQELGYSISDILILSPMKKGPAGTIVLNDQLRDALNPADSTKNEWKIGKNLFRLGDKVIQIKNNQSKGVFNGDIGVITNISKEVNENSETVEKMTCDFMGIKVSYEKSETKELELGYAITIHKSQGGEAPIVIIPATTSHYVMLARNLMYTGMTRAKERLVLIGTEKAMEIAIRNNKLTDRNSCLSNRITSYTEYNNRFSTGNASGERG, encoded by the coding sequence ATGAATGAATTCATTGGAAAAATTGTAAAGGTTCTTTATAGAAGTGAGGATTTTCTGATTGCTAAGTTGCAAACAGATACTGAAGAACTCACAATTAAAGGGAGCATTTACGGGGTAAATAAAGGTGAAGAAATTAAAGTTCGTGGGACATGGGAAAATCACACGCATTTTGGGAAACAGTTTGTTGTAGAGTTTTGGGAAAGGCCGATTCCGCAAACAAAAGATCAAGTGATTGCATTTCTAGCATCGCCCCTTATAAAGGGATGTGGGCCGAAACAGTCAGTGGTAATTGCTGAAAAGTTGGGGGAAGACACTCTGATGATAATCAGCGAACAGGGCGAGGCCAGTTTACAAGGGATTAAAGGAATCGGAAAGAAACGCGCTAGTAACATTGTAGAAAGCGTCAGGTCTACGTTTGAGGTACAGAAAATCATTTCGGAATTACTTGTGTTCGGAATATCTGCTCGTATGGCGATGCGCTTGTATAAAGAGTATGAGTCTAATACGGTAGCAATTGTTACAGAAAATCCATACAAGCTAACAGAATTAAACCTGATAGGATTCTTAAAGGCAGACGAAATTGCTCAGAAGATGGGTATATCACCAATATCAGGATATCGCATAGATGCATGTGTGAACTATGTCTTGAAGGAAACATGCTTTAGTTCAGGCCATTGTTATGTGATGGAGGAAAGTCTGCTTGCAGAAGCTGCACGTGCATTAAACCATAATACGATTGAAGAGAACAAAGTTTCGATGGATGAATTAGCGCAAAGTATATACCGTTTAGAAGAGAAACATATCGTTATTGAAAATAATTGCGTTTACCCAAAGTTTTTATTCACATATGAAGATAGGTTAGCTCGGAAACTTTCAGAAATGAGGGGTTCACGGGATGGCGTAGCATTGCCTTCGTTAGAAAAACATATAACCAACTATCAAAAGAAGCAGGGAATCATCCTAGCTGAGAAGCAACGTGATGCGATTAGGCGGTTATTTGAAGAACAGATGTTAATACTCACTGGTGGTCCTGGAACAGGTAAGACAACCGTTATACGTGCCATGATTGACGTGTATAAAGAGTTGCATCCAGAATTGGTTATATGCTTAGCGGCCCCGACAGGAAAGGCGAGTAGACAATTGTCAGAAGTAGCTGGACATAACGCATCTACAATCCATAGGCTCATTGGGTATCAGCAAGGTGAAATACCTACCTACAATTGGGAAGATAAACTTCCTTGTGATTTGTTAGTCGTTGATGAATTGTCGATGGTGGATGTTCAGTTAGCCAGTTTACTAATGGACGCACTTGAAAATGATACGAAAATTCTCTTTGTAGGTGACACGGATCAATTGCCATCGGTTAATCCGGGTAATGTTCTTAGCGACATGATTCAATCGGGATTACCAACAGTGGCTCTTACAGAAGTATTTAGACAAGCACAAGAAAGCCAAATCATAAGTAATGCCCATAGGGTTAATCAAGGTAAATCACTTCTTATCGATAGCGATAAAGGTGATTTTTATTTTATTCATCAAGAAGATCCAAAACGAATTGCAGCATTGATCGTTAAAAGTGCTTTACGCTTTCAAGAATTAGGTTATTCCATATCTGACATCTTGATATTAAGTCCCATGAAAAAGGGACCTGCTGGAACAATTGTATTGAATGATCAGTTGAGAGATGCATTAAACCCTGCTGACTCAACCAAAAATGAATGGAAGATAGGTAAAAACCTATTCCGACTGGGTGATAAAGTTATTCAAATTAAAAATAATCAATCTAAAGGCGTTTTTAATGGCGATATTGGTGTGATTACTAATATTTCAAAAGAAGTAAATGAAAATAGTGAGACCGTTGAGAAAATGACATGTGATTTCATGGGAATAAAAGTATCATACGAAAAAAGCGAAACCAAAGAATTAGAATTGGGTTACGCAATCACAATTCACAAATCGCAAGGCGGTGAAGCACCTATTGTCATCATCCCTGCTACGACAAGCCACTACGTTATGTTGGCTCGGAATTTAATGTATACAGGCATGACTAGGGCAAAAGAAAGACTCGTTTTGATAGGTACAGAAAAAGCGATGGAGATTGCTATAAGAAATAATAAACTGACAGATAGAAACAGCTGCTTATCAAATCGTATCACCTCGTATACCGAATATAACAACCGATTCAGTACGGGCAATGCAAGCGGTGAGAGGGGGTGA
- a CDS encoding helix-turn-helix domain-containing protein, protein MDMQNALEAAEKHARLRDGEKLVDVAAVAIEEQKANGQGYALYKLKNKNKALFVQTIQENLDVLIRKEFLTNAELGFLFSLMPLVQLHSNGITDRETGQFMTVSEIAKYLKRDRTGISATIQSLLVKGILFELVDSQEIKEHKRSVTRRPLFMNPEIIYAGDRNRINATLSKLVIEFDKLERKKALLSWKLWIKNGEEFGRLYSRKSYLEFKKLK, encoded by the coding sequence ATGGACATGCAGAACGCTTTAGAAGCAGCAGAGAAGCATGCTAGACTTCGTGATGGTGAGAAGTTAGTTGATGTAGCTGCTGTCGCAATAGAAGAACAGAAGGCGAATGGGCAAGGTTACGCTCTTTACAAGTTGAAAAATAAAAACAAGGCATTATTTGTTCAAACAATTCAAGAAAACCTCGATGTGCTTATCAGGAAAGAATTCCTGACAAACGCAGAGTTAGGTTTTCTTTTTTCATTGATGCCGTTGGTCCAGCTGCATTCAAATGGCATTACTGATAGAGAAACGGGGCAATTTATGACAGTCTCAGAAATTGCAAAGTATTTAAAACGTGATCGAACAGGAATTAGTGCAACAATCCAAAGTCTTTTAGTAAAAGGAATATTATTTGAACTTGTAGATTCACAAGAGATTAAGGAACATAAAAGAAGCGTTACTCGAAGACCATTATTTATGAATCCCGAAATTATTTATGCCGGAGATCGGAATAGAATAAATGCTACATTATCAAAATTGGTTATCGAATTTGATAAACTGGAAAGAAAGAAGGCATTGCTTTCCTGGAAGTTATGGATAAAAAATGGAGAAGAGTTCGGAAGGTTGTATAGCAGGAAAAGTTATTTGGAATTCAAAAAACTGAAATGA